CTTGGTTCCCTGGTGCAGCATGTAGCTTTGCGTGCTGCGGGTGGGCGTCATCCACGTAAGCAGGCCGGATTGGCCGCCCACCTCCTTTCTGGCGCGCTGTTCCAGCCCTTCCTGGTACACGAACGCCTTGTGGCCGATGATGCGCGCGAACGCCAGCCCCTTTTTGGGAGCCGGGCCCTGGTAATAATCCCCGCCGCGGAAATCCGGATCAAGTTCAATGGCCAGGATTTGTTCAAACAGGGACAGGCGGTGTTCAATGGAAGCCCGGTAGCCGGAGCCGATGGAAATGAAGCTCCGGACCCGTTCCGGGAACTGGCAGGCGAAGCTGAGGGCGATCAGGCCGCCCACGGAGGGCCCCACCAGATGAACGCGGTCTATTCCCAGGCTGTCCAGCAGGAGTGCCTGAAGGCGTGCCTGGTCCGCCGCCTCCACGTGCGGGAAGCGGGAGCCGTAGGGCAGGCCGTCCGCAGGGCAGGGGCTGGCGGGGCCGGTGGTGCCGTAGCAGCCGCCCAGATAATTGGCGCAGATGATGCAGAAGCGGTCCGTATCCAGCGGACGGCCGGGGCCAATGATGCTGTTCCACCAGCCTTCATGGTTTTCCGGCTTCCAGAGGGAGCCGATGCCCGGCACTTCCGGATTATAGCCGTAGGCGTGCTGGCTGCCGGAAAGGGCGTGAAACAGGAGGATCACGTTATCCTTTTCCGGCGTCAGGGAGCCGTACTGCTCGTAGGCCACGCGTACCTTGTCCAGCACGGTTCCGTTCCGCAGGGAAAAGGAGCCGGGAAGGTCCAGAAATCTGGTTTGGACGGAGGGAAGCTGCATGGACGTGTGAGAAGGTGCTCTGTCAGCAAAAAAAGACCGGCACCCGGCGGGCGGCGGTCTTCTTGAAATCTGTGCTGGGCCAGGGGTTACTTGACGCCCTTCTTGGAAAGACGCGTACCTGCCGTGGCGCCCTGGCGGGCTTTGAACTTGGGATTGCTCTTGCAAATCACATACAACGTGCCCTTGCGCTTCACGATCTGGCAGTCTGCGTGGCGGCGCTTCATAGAGGCTAAGGAAGAAAGAACTTTCATGGTGTGTAACTCCGGTTTGGTGTTCGGTTCGGGGAACGGAATATACCGTTTGGTTAAGAATTGTAAAGTCATTTCTTGAGTAAAAAGAAAATTGTGCCGCCGGGGAACACTCTTGCATTTTGAGGGAGAGAAGCTAGTGCATCGGGACGGATTTGGAATCCGGAGTCAACCCAAAAATTTGATTAAAAATCATTTAATGCAAATTTATCCCGGCATTTCCGGGCGCAGGATACCGGGAACAGGGCTTGCGGCCTTTCTGCGGAAGACCTGGGAAACATTTCTTTATAAGGGCAAGGAGGTTCTTATTTCCGGCAGCGCGGGCATCAGAAAATACGGTGGAAGGCCATCTGCCACAGCTTGAACGGAAGCGGCCAACAGGGAGCGGAGGGCAACCCGGTCTTCGTGCCTGAAACGTCTGGGGAAGCGGAGCGGAGGGTTATTTTTCCATCTCCGGCCCATGTAACGGATTCCAAATCCGATATTGAATTTGGCAATGCCGAGCCAACGCCGGGCGTTTTCAGCATTACGGAAAATCCATATCACATTCACGTGTCATGAAGAAAACATTATTCATCTCCATCCTCTCTCTTGGATTGGGAACAGCCGCTTCCGCCGCAACTGTTTTCACCAGCCAGGAGGAGTATTCCCTGGGCTCTGGCCCGTCCATTAATAATTCAGCTCTGAGCGGCTTGATTGAAAGTCCCTCCAGCAATACCAGCCCCGGTACGGGGACCATCATGATGTGGGTAACTTTGGATTCCCTGCCGTCAAGCCTTTCTTCCCTGATATCTGTTGAAACTAAAAAATCCAATGGCGGACATTCCGGGTCTTTGAATGGCTGGGGCGTGATGGTGGGCACGGATGGCCGGCTGCAAATTTGCCAGCAGACCGTCAACGCTTCCAACTCCGTGACTTCCGCCAGTTCCAAGGGTACCACGTCTGCCAGCATTGGAGCAGGGGAAGCATTTCATATTGCCATTAGTACGGCAGGTGGCCGCAATTCCGGCAATTTCACCTTGTATATCAACGGAGAGGAAGTCCTGACCGCCTCCGGATTTGGTTTGAATGGCAATGCTTTCTCCGAGTTGATCCTGGGTTCTTCCGGCCTTTCCGGTACGGTTTCCGGCCTGACTGTGGATGATGCGGTTCTGGATGCCGGCTCCATCAAATCCATCCTGGAGCAGACCCGGCCCGTTCCGGAACCGGCCACGGTCTCTTTGGGGCTGGTGGGGCTGGCTGCATTAATGATGCGCCGCCGCCGGAGCTGATCTTCCGGAACCATGGATTAGAGATTGAATGAGGCGGACATTCCGGAGGGAGTGTCCGCTTTTTGCTACCGGCCGTTCAGTTCTCCCCTTTCATAAGATGAAGACTATTTTCTCCCTGTTCCTGCTGGCGGTGCTGGCATGCCGTATTGACGCCGTCCCGGTTTATCCCGGTACCGCTCCGGGCCGGGCCGCTCTCTCGGAAGCATCTTCCGGCGGTCAGACGGCCTATGCCTTGTCCAATGCGCTGCTCCGCGCCAGCTATGTGCATGACCGGAAGGCGGGGCTTCTGTCCCTGGGCGGCATATCCGTTCAGGGAAAAGCCGTAGCGGCTTCTGAAGGCACGCTCTTCATCATCAATCTGAAAGACGGGGCTTCCCTGCGTTCCGAGGATATGACGCTTCAATCCATTTCCACCGGATATGATCCGGGGGACAAAAAGGCGGTAAAAGCGGCTGACAGGCTTCCTTCCCGCTATCTGGACGCCACGTTCGTCAGGGATGCCGTCACGGTGCGCTGGCGTGCCGTGCTGCACGATGGTTCCCATTACCTGCGCACGGAAATGAATATCTCCTCCACGGAGGCGCTGGAAGCGAACAGCGTGATTGCCATGCGCTACCCCGTGCTGCCCAATGGCGGGGCCGTCGTGGTCCGGGGGACGGCCAAAAGCGGTAATCCGGTAACCAGCCCGGATATATTCTGCGGCCTGGAAACGCCTACGGGCATCAATTCCGTAACCCTCCCTTCCGGTTCCGGCGTGGATTGGAATCCTTTTGCCTGGACGCCCGCTTCCTGGACGGAGCTTGCGGATTCCTCCATCATTCCGGAGGGCATGACCGCTCTGGACGGCACGGCTCCGGGCATGGACCGCCTGACTACCTGTGAAGGCGCGGTCAGCTATGCGTCCGCCGGAACGGATACCGTTACCTTCAGGTACGCCTCCGGAACCCACCGGCTGAACATGGTGGGCGTCCAGCTTCTGGATGAAGGAGGCGCCGTGGTCTCCCAGGACATTCATCCCGGTTACACCGGATCGGCCTCCTCCGGCAATTCCTATACGCTTCAGGTTCCTGCGGCCGGAACGTACCGTCTCCGTTACTGGGTGGAAACGAAAACGGAGACCATCACCAGCTCCGGCACGGTGGGGCATTCCCTTTCCCCTTCGCTGGTAGAGGAGGAGGCCGCCAATGATCCCTGGCTGGTTCAGGGCCGCTGGCCCTGTTCCGCTACTCTGGAGCCGGACGCCTCCGAAACATTGCGCGTGTGGGAAATATCCTCCGTCATCGGCGTGCTGGCTCCGGGCCAGGAGCGCCGCTCCGTACTGGTTTACACGGAACGCCAGCGCGCCGTGCCCTACCGTTCCATGGTGCATTACAATTCCTGGTATGAGCTTAACATCAACCGCAATGGCGGAAGCTGGCAGAACAGGATGCAGGAATCCCAGTGCCTGCCCGTCGTGGAGGCATGGAAGAAAAACCTGTTTGATGCCCATGGGATTTCCGTGGACGCCTTCGTCTGGGACGACGGCTGGGATGACTTTGACTCCCTTTGGAACTTCCATCCCGGCTTTCCGGACGGTTTCAGCACCCTGAACGCGGAGTGCCTGAAACAGGGGGCGGGCATCGGCGCATGGCTGGGGCCGACGGGCGGTTATGCCCCGGCCCAGGGCTCCCGCCTGAAGGCATGGAAAGCCCAGCATCCGGAGGCGCCGGCCTTCAACCTGTCCAATTCCATTTATTTTGAAGGGTTTACGGACCGCTGCAAATTCATGGTGCGGAATTATGATATGAGGTACTTCAAATTTGACGGGATCGGTTCCGATGCGGAAGGCATCATCAATGTGATCCGGGAACTGCGCACGGAACGGCAGGACCTCTACTTCAACTGTACGGTGGGAACCTGGGCCTCCCCCTTCTGGTTCATGTACGCGGATTCCACCTGGCGTGACGGGAACGACTACCAGGAACGGGGAGACGGAGACGCGGACGGCAACGGGAACCGGAACAAATGGCTGACCTACCGGGACGATCAGATTTATGCCACCTTTGTCTCCAAATCTCCCCTTTGTACCCTCAACTCCCTGATGTTCCACGGCGTTATCCATTCCTCCCACGGCGGGCCGGATGCGATGTCCAAGGAGCTGGAAAGCGTAAAATGGGAAATGCGCCTCTCCGCCGCGTGCGGCTCCTCCCTCCAGGAGCTTTATCTGGACAAGGATCTGATGACGGCGGAGCATTGGGCGGAGCTGGCCCGGTGCATCGCCTGGTTCCGCAGCAACCGGGATGTGCTGCCGGACGTTCACTGGGTAGGGCGCGACCCCTGGGACGCCAGCCGGGCGGAGGAAGACCGGGGAGGCATCTACGGCTGGGCGTCCTGGAACCGGGACAAGGCCACGCTGGCCCTGCGCAATTCCTCCAAGGCGCCTCACTCCTATACGTTCACGCTGCGCCAGGTCCTGGACATTCCGGCGGCCAATAACGATCCGGTGTCTTTACGCGCCGTTCATGCGGACCAGGCGTCTCATCCGGAACTTACGGGCAAATCCCTTTCTCCGGATACTGCGGTGACGGTGACGATGCAGCCGTATGAAGTCATCGTCTTTGATACGGGGGCGGACAGAATTTCCCCCGGCACGGCGTGGGATGCCTGGATTGCCTCCAATCTGGGAGGGGACGATGCCGATGATGAAACCCTGGCGGCGCAAACGGCGGACCCGGACGGAGACGGAATTGCCAACCTGATGGAGTTTGCCCTGGGCGGAGACATGCTGAAACCGGACCGGCTGAACGGAAGAAAAGGGGAGAAAGCCCTGATTACGCACGGAATGGAAGAAGGACCTGTGCTGACCATGACTTTTACCCCCAACCCTGACGCCGCAGGCGTGGTGGCCTATACCGCCCAGTTTTCCGACGATTTGGAGAACTGGGAAGACCTTCCCGTGGAACTCCCGGAGGAAGCGGAGCAAACGCCCACGCCCGTAACGGTGAAAGACCCGCGGGCGTCCGCCGGAGCTTCCAGAAGGTTTGTGCGCCTGAAAGTGGAAATGAAACGGAATGCAGAGGAATAGGAGAACCCGGCATGGATTGAACAGGGGGTCCTGCCCGGTTTTTCATGGTCTCTCCGGGGGCTGGTTCCTGATTAAATGGCTGTTGAGGTCTCCTGGGGCTGCTGGCGGCCAAGGAATAAACCGAAGGCAGGAACTTCCCCGGATGATAAGCTCCTGAATGGGGAATGAAGGCGCAGACGGAAGAATAAAGGGTTTGTGGACCGGAAGGGATTCGTATAAAATCCGTTCCGGTTTTCTTATGACTAGTTCCTCCGCATCCGATTCCTCTCCGGCTCCCCGGAATACGTTTTCCCATCATCTGGGGATGAAAGGATTTCTGCTGATGGAGGGGCTGCTGAAGCTCATCGGCATGAAAACGCTTTACCGTCTGGGACGCGTGGCGGGCGGCGCGGCGTGGTATCTGCTGCCGCAGCGGCGGAAAATCGTGGAGAGGAACCTGCGCATTGTGCTGGACCCGGCGTTGCGCGGGAAGAAGCTGCATCAATTGAGCCGGGAAAATTTCAAAAGGACGATCGCCAATTTCCTGTGCTCCGCGAAGACGGCCACCCTGACGGATGAGCAGTTGAAAAAATGCGTTGCCATCAGGGGGCATGAGGAATTTGCAGCTCCCGTGCTGGAAGGGCGGGGGCAGGTATGCGCCATAGCCCATTCCGGCAATTGGGAAGCCCTGGCACGGATACGCGTGTTTTTCCCGGAGGTGGAGCGTTACGGGTCCATGTACCGCCAGTTTGACAATCCGCTGATGGAGGAATACATGTATAGGCGCCGCACGGAGAGGGGGACGCAGATGTTTTCCAAGGAGGGAGGAATCAAGGCTCCCATGAAGCTGCTGAAGGAAGGCGCGGCCCTTGGAGTGCTGAGCGACCAGTTTGTCTGGGAGGGGGTGCACGTCCCGTTCTTCGGGAAGGTGACCGGTACCACTCCGCTGCCGGCCCTGCTGAAAAAAAGGACCGGGGCAGGCATGGTGGCGATAGCGGTGCGCACGGATTCTCCGGGGCACTGGATATCCGATATGGGGAACGTGGTTGATTTTTCCCGTTCCGACGGCTCCCTGGCGGGAGACACCATGGAAGTGAACCGGGCCCTGGAAACCTTGATCGGCAAGTCCGTGCTGGACGTATTCTGGATGCACCACCGCTGGAAATCCATTGACCGCTTTCCTCCCCGGGATGAAAAAACGTCCCGGCTTCTGGAAAACATGGAACTGAAGCCGTACCGCATCCTGGTGGCCGTGCCGAAGGCCCTGGATGAAGCCCTGGTGACTGTTCCGCTGATCCGGGCGCTGAAAGCCGCCCGGTGCGACGTGCAGGTGAGCGTCATCTGCACGTCCGCCCAGGCAGGGGTATGGAAGACCATGCCGGAAGTCAGCCATGTGCTGCCGCACGATTCCCTGGAGCAGCTCCGGCAGGCGCTGGATGCGGATGAATTCTACAATGACGGCCCGCTGGACATGGGCATCATGCTGGACCAGGACATGGAGACCCTGAAGGCGCTGGAGCCATACGGTCCCATGATGTTCTCCGGGTTGGATACGCACCCCGGAGCCCGGAAATACAAATTCCGGGTAACGGCTCCCGTGCTGCGCGCCGCTCCCCCCATGCACCGGGTGCAGACTTATCTGGAGCTCGGCAGCCGGCACGGGCTGGACGCGTGGCAGCCTGCCGTGTTCCCGGTGAAAAAGGAGCAGGCTCCAGAAGACGCTCCCATTCTGATTGCTCCGTTCTCCAGCCTGGGGCCGGCCAATGAATGGAGCGAAGAGCAGTGGGCGGAACTTGTCCCCCTCCTGCCGCGCAGGGCCGTACTGGCAGCCCTGGAGGAAGACCGTGATCGCGCCGCCGCCCTGGCGGAGCGCCTGAATGTGGAACTGGCGGCAGGAATGCCGGAAGCGTTGTTCCCCGTCATGGATAACGCGGCTGCGGCCGTGGCGGTGGATGGAGATATTCCGGCCCTCTGCTCCTTCCGCGGTCTTCCGGTGGTGACCTTGTTTTCCACCCGTCTTCCGGATATTTGCCGGCCCATGGGCCTTTTCAACCGTTCCCTGTACAGCCACCAGTGCTGTTCCCCCTGCTTCCTGAGGGAATGCGACCGTGACGTTCCCTGCAACCGCCATATCTCCGTGCAGGAGGTGTTGGAGGCCTTGCACGGGATAAATACGTCTAGCATTTAAGGATATTTATAGAAAAAGACTTATTCCTCTGTCTATAATGAAGATAGGTTTTCCTTAAAAATTAAATTATGACTAAAGGTATTAATTTAAAAAAATTGAGGAATGATACCCATTTGACATTGGGTCGTCTTGCAGAATTATCCGGATATAATGTGGCCACTATAGTCCGTTTGGAATAGGGAGAAAAAGTACCTCCACATATCAGGGAATCTGTGGTTTCCATTCTTTTGAGCGCCAGGGAAGAAGGTTTGGCTCTAGACGTCAGAATATGGCGTGAACGAGCTTTAAGAGCTGAAAGTAAAGTAGAAATTTTACTTGAGATGGTCAAAGGTGCAATGA
This DNA window, taken from Akkermansia muciniphila, encodes the following:
- the metX gene encoding homoserine O-acetyltransferase; the encoded protein is MQLPSVQTRFLDLPGSFSLRNGTVLDKVRVAYEQYGSLTPEKDNVILLFHALSGSQHAYGYNPEVPGIGSLWKPENHEGWWNSIIGPGRPLDTDRFCIICANYLGGCYGTTGPASPCPADGLPYGSRFPHVEAADQARLQALLLDSLGIDRVHLVGPSVGGLIALSFACQFPERVRSFISIGSGYRASIEHRLSLFEQILAIELDPDFRGGDYYQGPAPKKGLAFARIIGHKAFVYQEGLEQRARKEVGGQSGLLTWMTPTRSTQSYMLHQGTKFAERFDANAYIRIADMWAEFDIRDHAADGAFSTALAGFRRAGIPALVFSIDTDCCFRPAEQKDFAEQLKAAGIPVEFHTIVSTKGHDSFLLEPELYAEPVRRVLG
- the ykgO gene encoding type B 50S ribosomal protein L36 produces the protein MKVLSSLASMKRRHADCQIVKRKGTLYVICKSNPKFKARQGATAGTRLSKKGVK
- a CDS encoding LamG-like jellyroll fold domain-containing protein translates to MKKTLFISILSLGLGTAASAATVFTSQEEYSLGSGPSINNSALSGLIESPSSNTSPGTGTIMMWVTLDSLPSSLSSLISVETKKSNGGHSGSLNGWGVMVGTDGRLQICQQTVNASNSVTSASSKGTTSASIGAGEAFHIAISTAGGRNSGNFTLYINGEEVLTASGFGLNGNAFSELILGSSGLSGTVSGLTVDDAVLDAGSIKSILEQTRPVPEPATVSLGLVGLAALMMRRRRS
- a CDS encoding glycosyltransferase family 9 protein, with product MKGFLLMEGLLKLIGMKTLYRLGRVAGGAAWYLLPQRRKIVERNLRIVLDPALRGKKLHQLSRENFKRTIANFLCSAKTATLTDEQLKKCVAIRGHEEFAAPVLEGRGQVCAIAHSGNWEALARIRVFFPEVERYGSMYRQFDNPLMEEYMYRRRTERGTQMFSKEGGIKAPMKLLKEGAALGVLSDQFVWEGVHVPFFGKVTGTTPLPALLKKRTGAGMVAIAVRTDSPGHWISDMGNVVDFSRSDGSLAGDTMEVNRALETLIGKSVLDVFWMHHRWKSIDRFPPRDEKTSRLLENMELKPYRILVAVPKALDEALVTVPLIRALKAARCDVQVSVICTSAQAGVWKTMPEVSHVLPHDSLEQLRQALDADEFYNDGPLDMGIMLDQDMETLKALEPYGPMMFSGLDTHPGARKYKFRVTAPVLRAAPPMHRVQTYLELGSRHGLDAWQPAVFPVKKEQAPEDAPILIAPFSSLGPANEWSEEQWAELVPLLPRRAVLAALEEDRDRAAALAERLNVELAAGMPEALFPVMDNAAAAVAVDGDIPALCSFRGLPVVTLFSTRLPDICRPMGLFNRSLYSHQCCSPCFLRECDRDVPCNRHISVQEVLEALHGINTSSI